ATGCACACCTGACACGAGCTGACACACTTCAATCCtaatactgactgttcaaatccgttgcttcGTTCTCGTTCTTGGGTTAAATTGTgtggaacggacaccaaatcatttttatttatgtaaatcaatctatatatatatatatatatatatatatatatatatatatatatatatatatatatatatatatatatattgggttggggaaaaagaaatatcgtatttctgatcgaaatttgacgctttatttagcatacttaaaattattcaattaaagACAAATATCCAAAAACTCAAACAAATTCCAAtaacttcacatgccaaatttggctccatttgattgattagttttcgaattatgtagaaatttgttttttttcatttgtatggtagcctccccttagagaggagggaggagtgtcgaaccgccatagaaacatttatcgatccctagaacctctatatgctaagtttaattcaatttgtttaataaaaatatttattgctccctaaaacctatatatatatatatatatatatatatatatatatatatatatatatatatatatatatatatatatatatatatatatatatatatatacatatatatatatatatattgggttggggaaaaagaaatatcgtttttctgatcgaaatttgacgctttatttagcatacttaaaattatccaattaaagacaaatatgcgccgttttttcgccaattgttgccatttagaaggcaacttcattatcccccccttataaaactccCCCCACCtactccttatttgcaaaaaactcagacagccagttttcgcaatcctcttttgaggcccacttagtatcaccaagagcgttttgtatggaccggaagagatgataatcacttggagccaggtccggacagGATACAGTgcgtgcaataggacatcccatccgaacttccgtagcttctggcgggtcatcaaagatgtgtgaggccgagcgttgtcctggtggaaaacaacaccattcctattgatcatttctggccgcttctggtcaatcgcctgcttcaaacggtcaagctactcacagtagagaaccgagttcaggtctggccatagttgagcagctcatagtggatgattcccttccaatcccatcaaacacacagcaaaaccttcctggccttcAATCCCGGCtgggcgatggtttgggccggctcaccgcgcttcgaccacgacttttttcgctttatgtTGTTGTAcgtccacttttcatcaccagtcactctttttcaaaaatggatCGAGTTCGTtctgtttcagcagtgcatcacaggcgttgattcggtctaaaagtttttattgcgtcaactcgtgtggcacccatacatccagtttttttttggaatcagtcttctgcaaatggttccaaacggttttatgcgattttaccggtttccacgacgattggcctaccagtacggggtgtatcttcgtcagccactacaccagaacgaaatcgatcaaaacaacgctgtgctgtgcgaatcgttacagtatcgggtccataaactacactaattttttcggccgccttcgtcgcaggtagtaaaaacgtaaaatatggagaatttcttgcttggtggactccatctttgacgcgctataactcgagactgaaaaggacaatcacaacactgtcaaaaatacacttgtagcacagacatctttaaatagccgtatagtatgacccgatgcaataagtacaacacaagatatgtttaagtgttgctatatattgacaatgtacgacatttctttttccccaacccaatatatagaaatggagtgatgtctgtctgtctttctgtctgtctgattcttaaggactcaaaaactattgaaccgatcgacatgaaaattggtatgtaggggtttttggggtcgtacaaatgaaacacaattttctgcattacttgggaattaatcaagcatatgaaaccaaatttggcctgTGGAGGTgtcagggtgtaataaatgattctatgatattcctcccccttctcttgggggggtctgccatacagaagaaacagaaatttctgcattactcgagaattaatcaagcaaataaaatcaaattaagcatatggaggttttagggtgcaatgaatgtttctatggtggttagataccccacTTCCCTCTCTaacggggggctgccatacaaattgttGGAGACAACTGTATTCTGTTGGAGTGGCTCCACCTATGAGCGGCTCCCTACGACGCGGGGCTCTCGAGTGACAGTTGCCTGTTACTCTGACGATGCTGTATGGCGCATAGATGTGTGTGATGACAGTTGTCATATTGTCTAGACACTTCCGTTTCAATCGTTAATTGTAAGGTCTGCCAATGTAATACCTCGTGTTCTTTTAcaataataaattatattttaatgtgttaatgGCGCGTCAGTATTCCCAATGAAAGACCATTGTATTTACAACTTGACACCTCTCaaatacaaaacaaatgaaacacaaatttctgtatcaatcggaaattaatcaagcaattggaaacaaatttagcatatggaggttttagggagcaataaatatttttattaaacaaatagaattaaacttagcatatagaggttttagggatcgataaacgtttcatacaaatgaaaaacaaatttctacataactcgaaaactaatcaatcaaatggagccaaatttggcatgtgaagtttttggaatatgagaaatgtttcgatgatggtatgacacccctccctcctataAAATGGAGAGGAGGTCCCGTAAAAATCATACGCACATTtctaccaaacatgacaattgatttttttttaatgtgataaaaaggaattcctatatcttcttctatttatataaacaaaaatggatcaccgaatgtgttgataagagcaaaactcgagaaaggaattgtccgatttagggacaATATATTAATTGATTCTTGttttcgcgagaacaatacgagATTTGTGTCCCTACTGCCAACGCACGTAGCGCATGTAGTTTGCATCGTGAATATTTTCTCGTGCTCAACTCAGTGCGGCCCGAGACAATTACATATTTGTTCCTCTCCCTATCTCCGTTATCTACAGTGTCGAACAATTGAttaagaaagtgacaaaactttgaattCTAGTTGCAGTCAAAGAATTAGGGGTCGCGCGCATAATTGCACGGAAACACAGTGATGGTCATCCGCAAAATGTTCAAGACAGGCAGCAGCCAACACGAAATCGCAGAGTACTTGGGACAATCCAAAACCTTCGTGTTAAATGCCCTCACCGAACGCAAAAAATTTGAAACGACTGGACACCCAAGGAAAACGACCGCGAAGGATGACTCTGCCATAAAGCGAACCTCCAAAAAAGATCCCCTCAAAGCCTTGAAAAAGTACCGGGACGATCTTAATGTTTTGTTCGACACTGTACGTCATACCGTACCGTACCTGGGCCGAAAAAgaactattaacgctcaaatccTTGAACTCcgaatgtaacgctctcgttttctaaaattttaaagTTACACGTGCAGAaatgatgtggtgcaaaaatacagaaccaTTCTCCACCAGACGGGatgaaaatcgacgcggtgcctCCAACGAACCAAATTGCATCACTGTGTGCAATATCTATTCAGCAGCTTCCAAAAAGTCTGCAGGATGGACCGAGACTGTAACttgaataatgatgatcatggtttgtattatagaggctttaaaatttCTCAGCTCATTTGCCTCTAGTCTTGAaaaggccatttggaaaaccTCGCTGCCGTTTgatcgctagctggatgactggtGAACGGTGAATATTGTGAAATTTTGTTTATACTCGATAGATTCAAAACGGGCGGAGCTtacattgcaatattttctctatccacacTGTCCGCACAACGAAGGCTGCATttgctatttatgaaaaacaggTAATGAAGTTTTAGGGTTCCgttattgttacacatacaaaatagtGTAAAAAAGTAAcgccagatgggccaaccaaaaGTGTCCGCGGTCCGCAAGTTGAGCATAGCTGGCCTGCGGGAACACCGtaacttgagccatctcacgttATTTGCGCACTGAATATAGAAGTACCTTGTATTATTCGCTATATGTCGTCGTGGAAGGCAGCGACGTCTGCATACATGCCAGATAGGTCAAGAAATTCTGTCCAATCCAACGAGCCTATATAATCACACCGTGTGAAATCATACTCACTGCGAGCTGCTGGATTGTCGTGCGAACAGATCTGATCAAGGATTTGTATTGATGGTCGATTTTTAAACGGCTCTCCATGGACATATCCCATCTTATTTGAGGTGGGCCAAATGAGGGTTAATGACTTGTTGTGTAAAAATTACAAAGATGTACCACATTCACTAATAATTATCATTTTATTGGTAAAATGAACACTGATTATAACAAACTATATGTTTCGTTATTGAATTTGACAGTTGAGAACGCCTTTATCAAATACAATAAGTAAATTATTTCAATGATAAAGACTGGAATACTATGAAAAGAACAAAAACTGATAGACTTTGAGTCATCACGAAAACAATTTCTCTAATTGGAATCACTTGGAATATTTTTATCGACCAAATCAGACCAAATGCTATACCATGTTCTGATTATGCTAAATAATGCTTGCTTCCTGGTGGTGGAATGATATACATGATTCTCTCACATGCGTCTTTCACAACCGGTCTCTTATTCTCCCGTTTGCTGCCAGATGACACGCAACAGCCCGCCTAAATCCTCATCTTACTGCTACCGCTTGTTTTCACGTCGAACAGCTTCCGCACGAAATACACCTGGATCGATGTGGTCACCATGATGACAACTATCTGAAGGATGGACCACTTCTGCACATACGAGTTGTTGTCCAGAATGAGCGCATAGTCGCGCGCTTCCGTGTTCCTCGAGTACGACTGGTATTGGAACATGGCGTTCAGGTTGTGCTCCACCGTGGAAATTGTGTtctgaaatgataaaaaaataagtttttttctcTTATAATAATCGAGAGTTTCGAAGTcttaatgaaaatttatctagGTTCAATCTATtatgccatacaaacgaaacacaaatttctacattactctagaattaattaaccaaatgaaacgaaatttggcatgtgaaggttttagggtgcaataaatgtttttacggtggttagatactcctccccctctctcaggggccatacaaatgaaacacaaatttctgcattactcgagaattaatcaagcaaacgaaaccaaatttggcatgtggagggttcagggtgcaataaatgattctatggtggttagatactcctcctccctctcttagggagcTGCCATgacgaatagacactccttccgtcTGTTCAGTCCGAAAAACGCACTGAAAAGTATTCGCTCCGTAAGCCACGCCCACTTTAGTTTTGTCGAGATGCACTTGCCCAAATGAGGGTATATAAGGCGATGCACTAACCGcgaacttcattcagttttatctCGACCGTGTGACAAGCAACAAGGAAAAGTGAACACCATCAACAGTAGCGGAATAAATAGCAGCAGCATTGAACCAGCAGCATTATGATGTCAGCAGCAGTGGCAGagcaagaagaataagaagcagCATTGCGTCAGCAGCTGTATTGCGTCGCAACAGCATTACATCAGATCCAGTGTTACGTCAGCAGTAGTggcagaagaagaaaaatacgaaGAAGCAGCATTGCATCAGCGGCTATACTGCATCAGCAGCAGCGGGAGAAATAtaacatcagcagcagcagcgagtGAATTTGAACGTATCTGAACAATTCAGTGAGAATAATTACAATGAAAGCAGTGTAAATAAAGCATAACCCATGTCTCCATCTAGCACTACTCAAACCCAAAATCCATAAAGTCCATCCATCTTTTCAGAGCATGTAGAGAGTTTTCCATGCACGGAGCGGAGCCAATGGGGCTCCCACCCGGCGATTAAGGCGTGAGGAACACGAGCGTTCCTTCCACGCACCCGTTGTGTCCAAGAGTGGATCAACACATCCTACATACAGTCCACCCCTagttcccagcagacggaacaccgtctctctgaggggggagggggtctcccatacaaatgaaacacaaatttctgcctaactctagaaccaatcaagcaaacgaaaccaaatttggcatgtggaggttttatgaagaagaaacatttctatggtggctcgacactcctcccccctctcttagggtaggctgtcatacaaatgaaaaacaaacttctgcataactcgaaaactaatcaagcaaatggagccaaatttgacatgtgaagattttagggggcacgaaacttttctatggtgaatagacactcctcccccctctttaaggggagaagaggggaggggtctatctttgttctatcatatttcctgtatcaaacatttattccatgtaacggagaaacatgttatttgcaaatggttgaaaaatcttgaacgagaattgtgtctgaaaataatctgatattataatgatgagttttggtagaagtactaggatttttttagtaaaagataaattcaacggggtcgattagaagttcaatcaatgaacagttctgcgattggactcatgaacttgcgcttagtaagaaaacgtgaatgtttaaaggtattgataacaaaaaaccaattttgggcgggacgaagtttgccgggcaaGCTAGTGTCCTTATAGGTTTCTCTACTTACAGACGTTGGGCTTTCATCGTGACCTCGGAAGCTCAACCCATGTGAGCCGAGAAACTAACTCATGCCTGCATGCCTTTTCTGTTATCTGTTTTGCTGGGTTCTGAAACAGCAAACAAGGCCGACAAAATAGCTTTACTCTTGTCTCTGAACCACATAGCCACTTCGCGTTGTAAGCAGTAGCATTGAAGTTCCGTGTAACTATTTTACCGTTTAAAAGTCGTTttcaacttttccaattttggcCGCGGAAAATCCATTTGCGCAAAAAGTAATTTCTCTCCCACAGTCCTTTTCGCAAACGGCCTTTTCAAAAGCTCATCGACCATATCCTGCCCAACAGTAACTATATTTACTTTAAATTTGTTATGATATATCGCGAATCTCAATCGGTACACCAGAAAAAACTGGATGAAATTTAGTCATCTGGAGTGCGCCAATTCGACTGTGAAACTAAAGCGTGGATCTCCTCACATGCAATGAAAAATATGCACGAAACATACGCTAAAACATTGACAATTTACTAGAGCGTGTGAGCGCTGCTCTATCTGTCCACCGAAAAAGTGCACAGAGACTGATGTCGATGTCGTGATAAATAATCGGCACCAAGTGAGCTTTCAGAGAACTGCTATATCACCTTACATTCGGCACAAGCGCATCGATGGCGAATCCGGAGCGTGCATGGTTAGCTAAGTTCGGGAGAGAATTAAGAGAGACTCACGATGAGGAGATCTGATTGAACCCACAACCGTTCTCTTCTCTTGTGCACAAAGTCCACTGCACGAAATCGTTGCCAACACATTggacctgatcacgaacatcactgtcgcaaacgctttcacgtcacttacacttcacttaatctttttgtgtctattatcattgtcacggacagttgcgtgtaaaaataaactccgtgaagtgaaagagttcattcccatTTATAACAgacatgtcggttgcataatatcgggcgtttgaacgttatgtcggtggcataatttcggacgtttgaacttTGTGtatgtaaaattaataagtgtatgagataatattccatttaattgaacgtatgttttagaatgacaagtttgcgattatacctcaatgaatcggcatttcaatccaactattcggactcattccatgaatcatttgctggttgcgttagtttgctgaatcaaacgctggttcaactcgtttgtcttactcgtttgaatagtgagaagtattGAGTATAGGTTAACGTTAGAATTCTTTTTTAAGAACCATTTCTACaatttatattttctaatatATTCTGTATCTCAGAATAAAGccgaatttatccatctcatgatcagtataatctgagctattttattttttatttttattggtattctgatgtttaatcctcttatccttcccattctcgtgtaatttgatatacgtgACATGCGGTTTGATATAATTGTTTAAACAGAAACTCgtcagtagcgtcggtcagaagcataattttcatatgaaacatctgatgagtttcaaggaatttgccaaaagcagaaaacgattcagattttctttagaagGATattaaaattatggaaaaagaactagagagtaattttaaaaatattaatttgaaagctttgcaatgatagattcacattttccttatttgaaacttaaatattctttcattcaaagtatgtcttcaaaacaatatcgttgaaaatatctattacggAAAACAACAGATCAATGACCTTATTCGATTtagctatcgtcctgattcgggcCTTGcccaccaattgcgaatgtttgaattacaaaaaccagctctgcaatgttggaaaaacattacagttattattttgtattcaaaatatgaacaaatcaatattatacataatcaatcataatgatcgttttgggccagtgaccttcattgccattttatggggttgcaactctctgttagtctaatccttaaaatagaaacaaaaaaattctactcatttaggacaatcgaaattagacctttcgccatgtttcaatcggtctacgggagctacatttttagtcctcaattGCATCCCATAGTTCATTTATCGAggccaaataaacaaatttacatcCTTTGGATTCGTCAGAATTTCCCACCAAgcaggtaaattgctgtttgtttatcttttctttcttataaagcaagacaagattcaaaatgttagcaaaaaagctaaataaatccggaataaaacttactccattccgcgtgactagctttcaccatctaaaacacaagtgacaaatatacttgtttttccccgtcacgtgacagtatcgtggtattcataataacaccgagttcatcaaagttgtcacgacggatgaattcttccggattctacacacacggtggcagccgtaataacgttgtatacaactcacttcgttttcaccgtgaagtgacgttcgtgatcaggcccattagcAGTTTAGTTAACCGGAGCTCCAACACATTGTTATCAATCTGTGTGTAGATATAGAGTAGATAGGAGCAATATTACCAGGCGGGGCGAAATGGGCCACCCTTCGTTTGGGCTTGTTATTGAACCAATAACACTTATTTTCCAACAATTGTGTTAAAAATATTCTTATTCAGTATCTCAGTGAAACCCGTATTCAAACCCAACTGTTTTATAAAGATATTGAAAGAAATCTCACACTGACTAATTATCacgaaaaacatataaaaaagtaGTCAACACAATAAGCTCTGTACGCTTCATACTGAAATTTGTGACTCTGCTCTTTATATCAATTCGTACTGGTATTATTCCTGCAAATTTCCACTGATTTATTGCGCTTCTTTGCCGTTTCATGTAGAAGATCAGTTCATTTTTATTGAACTTAAATGTACGAGGCAGAATGGTCATACCTGCTTGGGACAGTATGACCAGGCATTTTTCCAACATAACCTGTAAATACAGCTGTCAAAATTTGTTGGAAATAGTAAGATGTGGAATCATGGTGCGAAATTATACCAGAACATCCGATTGTAAAAAGAGGTAACAAACCAGCTTGAACGCGGCCACCGAAGCAGTGAAGAGTGGTACATCAGTGTGACATGCAGTCTTAGTGCATTGTGTCCCACGAGAAACACTTAAACGTTATTTACAGTTGAGCAGATCCTTTGCAGCTCCAGCTGCTCGGATCATTTAGTAATGTTTTTACGACGGAGCAAGAGAACGAGCTTGTAGATTATATTCTCTCTATGGAATCTCTCTATGGTGTTACGACGAAAGAAATCCGAAAACTGCCGTATAATTTGTCCTAAAGAAATGGTATTGGTATTTCTCACCCTTTCAATAGCAAAAGGTAATTAGCCGGAATAGATTGGCTGGCTGGTTTTCGAAAGTGTGACCCACAACTCTCACTTCCGACACCGGAAGCATCCTCCGCCGCCAGGGGTTCAATCGCGTTACAGTTGGgaaattctacgatttactaGAGGACGTACAGCAGAAATACAACATTCCACCTGAAAGACAATTCAACGTCGAGGAAACATCAGTGATTCCAGTATCTACCTTTTTTCCATAGGAGCAGCAGGTAAACTAAAAATTACTATCTTCATTCAACAGGTGCAgaccaaaaattccaaaatcctagCAATGCGGAGAAAATGGCGATGGGTACTGAGCCCGAAATAAGGATTATAGAAGCTTTCACAGGACACCCTATGTAGCTACCGTGGGGGCACAATTCGGTTTCTCTACGGGCGGCGATGGATGGAACCAATGCTATTCCCTGTTCCTGCTTTGAGTAACGTAAAATTGCAGTCCGATCACTTTGGTCATATTGTTATTTTTGTACATGTGAACTGGATGAAATCCAATGAGATACACGTGAAAGTTGCaaaaaagaataaactttcgttTTAGGAGCTTATTACGTTCGTTCCTAACGAAAACATGCTTAAGTGATTGAATCAACTAACATggtcattagagtgccaatagatgtatgggaaaaactgaccctcgaattttcaaagcgaacttgattaaaaatgttgatttccacgaaaaactaccctgtgcaaaatatcagctcaatcggacttcattgaatagtgtcgcacagcggtcaaagtttgagttttttgaaaaccgaaaaatcacccaaggggaaaaTCGGggtcttcaaaaaaaatttttgatgccaaatgttttagaattgcataaaacgtcgagatttaatgTTAACCCGAAAAAAATttcttgtcaaaaattgacttttcggtCGCTTTTGtcggaaaagtcgatttttgacgaaatttttttcgagataacagtaaattctgatgtttcatgcgattttaagacatttggcatccatttttttctcaaacCCCGTTTTCCTTTGCTCCTtgcgtgatttttcgattttcaataaactaaaattttgagatctgcgacactagtaaatgaagtctgatTGTGCTGATATTTTGCAGATGGTattttattgtgcaaatcaacatttcacaggGAGTCTGGTATGAAAAATACCATaccatacgttttgcttcgtattccgaaaaaacgacccagagtgtcgatttttgacaaaaaacaatttcgagatgacagtagatctcgatgtttcatgcaatttttagacatttggcatcaaactttttttttttcgaaaaccccgatttcctttatgtTACCTttacttgggtgatttttcggttttcaaaaaaacgcaAACTATGAccactgtgcgacactagtaaatgaagtccgattgagctgatattttgcatagggcagtttttcgtggaaatcaacattttttatcaagttcgctttgaaaattcgagatggccattttcattggcactctaatgctcATTTTGCCCCGTAGTGCTTTCGATCCACGGAaatggaacacatttttaaaagtgtGATTTTTCCACATAAATCTTTTTTAAAGCGTATTCATACAATGTACATCGATCAATAAGGTTTCAAATCGTGAGGTTTTAACATGTAGCATAATTTATAAATGTTCCTACATGGTATAGGACGTTTCGTTCTTAGGGGgaccatattgcccctatctaccctacgtaaaatagaaatagaaaccaATATACTAATTCTGCAGGGTGCGCGGACTGAGAGAGCCGTATGATTTTCATACTTTCCATACATTTCTTATTTGAACTATAGTCTGTGCTAAAAAGCACCAGTGCAGTGCACCAGATGCACATATGGACCAGACGCCACTGACAAAAGGATATTATTCCATCCACGCTAGTCACCCAAAATTAAATATAGCTTTGAGaatcgttttgaaaatatttgccGTAGCTTAACACATTACGGAcggctcacgagttttctcttGTTCCGCATTCCGTCTGTTATGGATGGATcccgaaataacccgtgttttctacacttgatggttaaatgcttggtttgccaagaatataacaaggcctaccgatggctcgccttcgtctcatccacaccgaaggaaacgatcccattcgtggaatccgaacaaatgaagcgtacaagctCGCCCCAAAACGTGCAGTAGTCAGTATGTTAATAACGATTGGAAACGCAGCTTACCGTGAAATTATCCATGTTGACATTCAATTCCTCGATCTCTTTCGTGTATTTCTCCCACTCGTCGTATCGGATCACCGTTAAATACAGATTAACCATTTTGCTGGCGAACTTCGCGAACTGATTGTCCACACAGACAGCATAATAACCTCCCATCGACGATGCATCGGTGTAATCACTCGATGCTTGCCACTGATATGGATGAACGATCTCTCCTCGGGGGTTTCTCACTGCGAATCCGGCCATTCCATCACCTCCGCGAATTACCTGAAATGGGACGACATACACTTCTCCAGAAAAACAGCCCAGCAATCTCTATAGAAATACACCCACCTGAAAACTAACGTAGAATGTGCTCCCCGGCTGAACATACTGGAAGTAACAATCCTCCTTCCCAGCCTCGATGTGTACCTTATAGTCCATGGCGACCGCTGGCAGCTTCTCGTACCAGGGTCGTGTGTCAACATCCTGTGTTCCTACCTGCTGCAGCAAATAGCTTCCAAAAACGATGAAAAGTACGAACGCGCCGCATGCCGTATGCCACGTAAAGGCTTTCGATACGACCATGTTTATTTGACACAGCAGCAGTCACAGAGCTTTCTACATACGATAGACCGAAGTGATTTCACTCAACCGTGCGTACGAAATCGTGCAACTTGTTCAACTGGTGCTCTCCTTTCACCTTCTTGTGCTATGCAGCAGAGGGTAGATTGTGTGGTTATTCGTCAGAGCGATCAGGTTTGCACGCAAGTTGAGTTAACCGTGGATGACAGTGTATTAGTGCAGCATTCAGTGAAACATGTTTATTTTGACTAGCATAGATGTACCGGGATGCCAAAGCCATAGACCTCAAGGAATGGAAAAGGTTTTTGTTTGCGGATTTTGAAAACA
The Toxorhynchites rutilus septentrionalis strain SRP chromosome 2, ASM2978413v1, whole genome shotgun sequence genome window above contains:
- the LOC129771023 gene encoding transmembrane emp24 domain-containing protein 5; its protein translation is MVVSKAFTWHTACGAFVLFIVFGSYLLQQVGTQDVDTRPWYEKLPAVAMDYKVHIEAGKEDCYFQYVQPGSTFYVSFQVIRGGDGMAGFAVRNPRGEIVHPYQWQASSDYTDASSMGGYYAVCVDNQFAKFASKMVNLYLTVIRYDEWEKYTKEIEELNVNMDNFTNTISTVEHNLNAMFQYQSYSRNTEARDYALILDNNSYVQKWSILQIVVIMVTTSIQVYFVRKLFDVKTSGSSKMRI